A portion of the Paenibacillus hamazuiensis genome contains these proteins:
- the mgrA gene encoding L-glyceraldehyde 3-phosphate reductase — translation MTYSAHAERYANMTYNRCGRSGLKLPAISLGLWHNFGGIDTYENGRAMLRRAFDLGITHFDLANNYGPPPGSAEETFGRLLRQDFLPYRDEMIISTKAGYYMWPGPYGEWGSKKNLVASLDQSLKRMGLDYVDIYYHHRPDPNTPLEETMAALDLVVRQGKALYVGISNYRPEATREAARILRSLGTPCLIHQPNYSMMSRWIEEGLLDVLDEEGIGSIVFSPLNKGILTDRYLNGIAPDSRAAGPSVFLRPEELTEDKLDKVRKLNEMALERDQKLSQMALAWVLRGGRVTSALIGASKVGQIEDAVGALSNMSFTVEELTRIDEILA, via the coding sequence ATGACTTATTCGGCACATGCCGAAAGATACGCCAATATGACATATAACCGCTGCGGGAGGAGCGGCTTGAAGCTGCCCGCCATTTCGCTCGGACTGTGGCATAATTTCGGCGGAATCGATACGTACGAAAACGGCAGAGCGATGCTGCGCAGGGCGTTCGATCTGGGCATCACCCATTTCGATCTCGCCAACAATTACGGCCCGCCTCCGGGTTCGGCCGAAGAAACGTTCGGCCGCTTGCTGAGGCAGGATTTCCTGCCGTACCGGGACGAGATGATCATTTCGACCAAAGCGGGTTATTATATGTGGCCGGGGCCTTACGGGGAGTGGGGCTCGAAGAAAAACCTGGTGGCCAGCCTGGACCAAAGCTTGAAGCGGATGGGACTTGACTACGTGGACATTTATTACCACCACCGTCCGGACCCGAATACGCCGCTCGAAGAAACGATGGCCGCGCTCGACCTCGTCGTTCGCCAAGGAAAAGCGCTTTATGTCGGCATTTCCAACTACCGGCCGGAGGCTACTCGGGAAGCCGCGCGCATTTTGCGCAGCCTCGGGACACCATGTCTTATTCACCAGCCGAATTACTCGATGATGTCCAGGTGGATCGAAGAGGGGCTGCTGGATGTGCTGGACGAGGAAGGCATCGGCTCCATCGTTTTTTCTCCGCTCAACAAAGGCATTTTGACCGACCGCTATTTGAACGGAATCGCGCCGGATTCCCGCGCCGCCGGACCGAGCGTTTTCCTCCGTCCGGAAGAGCTCACCGAAGACAAGCTCGACAAGGTCCGCAAGCTGAATGAGATGGCGCTGGAAAGAGACCAGAAGCTTTCGCAAATGGCGCTCGCCTGGGTACTGCGCGGCGGCCGCGTCACCTCGGCATTGATCGGGGCCAGCAAGGTCGGCCAGATCGAAGATGCCGTCGGCGCTTTGAGCAACATGAGCTTCACCGTCGAGGAA